One Streptomyces hundungensis DNA segment encodes these proteins:
- a CDS encoding molybdopterin oxidoreductase family protein produces MLTDALAPAPVTATHCPYCSLQCGMGLRAASDAAGGLDVVPRDFPVNRGALCGKGSTAPALLARPLRLTEPLIRRPASGRLEPASWDEALALVVERLGAVRRDHGADAVGVFGGGGLTNEKAYALGKFARVVLGTSQIDYNGRFCMSSAAAAHQRAFGVDRGLPFPLADVSRTGCVILTGSNMAETMPPAVRHLRELRENGGTLIVVDPRRTKTAELADLHLAPRPGTDLALALGLLHLVVAQGHVDEEFVRERTAGWEAARAAAMAHWPELVERITGVPVPQLRAAVDLFCGATDGMVLTARGAEQHSTGTDTVGAWINFCLATGRAGRPLSGYGCLTGQGNGQGGREHGQKADQLPGYRKLADPAARAHVAGVWGVDPDSLPGPGRSAYELLDALGGEVKALLVMGSNPVVSAPRATHVEGRLRELDFLAVADVVLSETAALADVVLPVTQWAEETGTMTNLEGRVLLRRAAITPPDGVRSDLHVLNSLAEKLGCEVTAKKFPADPEEVFEELRLASAGGAADYSGITYARIEAEDGVFWPCPQEGHPGTPRLFLDRFATEDGRARFVEVSYREVDEETDAAYPLVLTTGRVLAQYQSGAQTRRVPGLNAAAPGAYVEMHPLVADRLGVGDGDPVTVTSRRGRATAPARVTGAIRSDTVFMPFHWAGEGRANNLTNPALDPVSKMPAFKACAVRVERAAPAG; encoded by the coding sequence ATGCTCACCGATGCTCTCGCGCCCGCCCCCGTGACCGCCACCCACTGCCCGTACTGCTCGCTCCAGTGCGGCATGGGGCTGCGGGCGGCGAGTGACGCGGCGGGTGGTCTCGATGTGGTTCCGCGTGACTTCCCGGTGAACCGGGGCGCGCTGTGCGGCAAGGGCAGCACCGCGCCCGCCCTGCTCGCCCGGCCGCTGCGGCTGACCGAGCCGTTGATCCGCCGGCCCGCGTCCGGGCGGCTCGAACCGGCAAGCTGGGACGAGGCGTTGGCGCTGGTCGTCGAGCGTCTCGGCGCCGTACGCCGTGATCACGGAGCCGACGCCGTCGGCGTGTTCGGTGGTGGTGGGCTCACCAATGAGAAGGCGTACGCGCTGGGGAAGTTCGCGCGGGTGGTGCTCGGCACCTCGCAGATCGACTACAACGGGCGGTTCTGCATGTCGTCGGCGGCCGCCGCGCACCAGAGGGCGTTCGGTGTCGACCGGGGGCTGCCGTTTCCGCTGGCGGACGTCTCCCGGACCGGGTGCGTGATCCTGACGGGCTCCAACATGGCCGAGACCATGCCGCCCGCCGTCCGTCATCTTCGCGAACTGCGCGAGAACGGCGGCACGTTGATCGTCGTGGATCCGCGCAGGACGAAGACGGCCGAGCTGGCGGATCTGCATCTCGCGCCCCGGCCCGGTACCGATCTGGCGCTCGCGCTGGGTCTGCTGCACCTCGTGGTGGCCCAGGGCCACGTCGACGAGGAGTTCGTGCGGGAGCGGACGGCCGGGTGGGAGGCGGCGCGGGCGGCGGCGATGGCGCACTGGCCGGAGCTGGTGGAGAGGATCACCGGGGTTCCCGTGCCCCAACTCCGAGCGGCGGTGGACCTGTTCTGCGGGGCTACCGACGGCATGGTGCTGACGGCGCGCGGCGCCGAGCAGCACAGTACGGGCACGGACACCGTCGGCGCGTGGATCAACTTCTGTCTCGCGACGGGCCGGGCGGGCCGCCCGCTGTCCGGGTACGGCTGTCTCACCGGCCAGGGCAACGGCCAGGGCGGACGCGAACACGGCCAGAAAGCCGACCAGTTGCCGGGCTACCGCAAGCTCGCGGACCCGGCGGCGCGGGCGCACGTCGCCGGGGTGTGGGGCGTGGACCCGGACTCGCTCCCGGGCCCCGGACGCAGCGCCTACGAACTGCTCGACGCGCTGGGCGGCGAGGTGAAGGCGCTGCTGGTGATGGGCTCCAATCCGGTGGTGTCGGCGCCGCGCGCGACCCATGTCGAGGGCAGGTTGCGGGAGTTGGACTTCCTGGCCGTGGCGGACGTGGTGCTCTCGGAGACGGCCGCCCTCGCGGACGTCGTGCTTCCGGTGACGCAGTGGGCCGAGGAGACCGGCACGATGACCAACCTGGAGGGGCGGGTGCTGCTGCGGCGGGCCGCGATCACGCCTCCCGACGGCGTACGCAGCGATCTGCACGTCCTCAACTCCCTTGCGGAGAAGCTCGGTTGCGAGGTGACGGCCAAGAAGTTCCCGGCCGATCCGGAGGAGGTGTTCGAGGAGCTGAGGCTGGCGTCGGCGGGCGGGGCCGCGGACTATTCGGGCATCACGTATGCGCGGATCGAGGCGGAGGACGGGGTGTTCTGGCCGTGCCCGCAAGAGGGCCATCCGGGTACGCCCCGGCTGTTCCTCGACCGGTTCGCGACCGAGGACGGGCGGGCCAGGTTCGTGGAGGTCTCCTACCGCGAGGTGGACGAGGAGACCGACGCCGCCTACCCGCTGGTGCTCACGACGGGCCGGGTGCTGGCCCAGTACCAGTCGGGCGCGCAGACGCGGCGGGTGCCCGGGCTCAACGCGGCGGCGCCCGGCGCGTATGTCGAGATGCATCCGCTGGTCGCGGACCGGCTCGGGGTGGGCGACGGCGATCCGGTGACGGTGACCTCGCGCCGCGGGCGGGCCACGGCCCCGGCGCGGGTGACCGGCGCGATCCGTTCGGACACGGTGTTCATGCCGTTCCACTGGGCGGGCGAGGGCCGGGCCAACAACCTGACGAACCCGGCGCTCGACCCGGTCTCGAAGATGCCCGCGTTTAAGGCGTGCGCGGTCCGGGTGGAGCGGGCCGCGCCGGCCGGCTGA
- a CDS encoding SanA/YdcF family protein, with protein MSYPRFTRARRRLERPRLPRTHVGRRRLVRGVVVACVLALTPATWVYASTGDRVGTVADAPAAGVAVVFGAGLWDGKPSPYLADRLDAAVALYRAGKVKAVLVTGDNSRAAYDEPDAMRGYLVEHGVPDRNVVSDFAGFDTWDSCVRAKQVFGVDRAVLVSQGFHIRRAVALCEAAGVRSYGVGVDAPHDVTWYYGGTREIFAANKALLDAVFHPDPTFLGPKEPGVRRALAGEG; from the coding sequence ATGTCGTACCCGCGGTTCACGAGGGCGCGCAGGCGATTGGAGCGGCCGCGTCTGCCGCGCACCCACGTCGGCAGGCGACGTCTGGTGCGGGGCGTCGTCGTCGCGTGCGTCCTCGCGCTCACGCCCGCGACCTGGGTGTACGCGAGCACCGGCGACCGCGTCGGCACCGTGGCCGACGCGCCGGCGGCCGGGGTCGCGGTCGTCTTCGGAGCCGGGCTGTGGGACGGCAAGCCCTCGCCGTACCTGGCCGATCGGCTCGACGCGGCCGTGGCGCTGTACCGGGCGGGCAAGGTGAAGGCGGTGCTGGTCACCGGCGACAACAGCCGCGCCGCCTATGACGAGCCCGACGCGATGCGCGGCTACCTCGTGGAGCACGGGGTGCCGGACAGGAACGTGGTCAGCGATTTCGCGGGTTTCGACACCTGGGACTCCTGTGTGCGGGCCAAGCAGGTCTTCGGCGTGGACCGGGCCGTCCTGGTCAGCCAGGGCTTCCACATCCGGCGTGCGGTGGCCCTGTGCGAGGCTGCGGGGGTGCGCTCCTACGGCGTCGGCGTCGACGCCCCGCACGATGTGACCTGGTACTACGGCGGCACCCGCGAGATCTTCGCCGCGAACAAGGCGCTGCTGGACGCCGTGTTCCACCCGGACCCGACGTTCCTGGGCCCGAAGGAACCGGGGGTACGGCGGGCACTGGCGGGCGAGGGGTGA
- a CDS encoding sirohydrochlorin chelatase produces MTPTARPALVAVAHGSRDPGALRTVTALLERVRALRPDLDVRLGHIEIDRPLLPDTLADLRGEAVVVPLLLGRGHHVKHDIPHTLASSGRHLTARVAAPLGPHPLLAEALYGRLVEAGWDHDGPGGRGSGVVLAAAGSRDPESAVDTRRTARLLSERLGGVPVLPAYASGASPTVSEALDALAARGRRRVAIASYFTAPGRFATQSAARAPWIAAAPLGAHPAMARLVLHRYTQVLTRVPVLGDTALTSALVCV; encoded by the coding sequence ATGACACCCACCGCCCGCCCCGCCCTCGTCGCCGTCGCGCACGGCAGCCGCGACCCCGGCGCGCTGCGGACGGTCACCGCGCTCCTGGAGCGGGTCCGCGCCCTGCGCCCGGATCTCGACGTACGGCTCGGCCACATCGAGATCGACCGTCCGCTGCTGCCGGACACCCTCGCCGACCTGCGCGGGGAGGCCGTCGTCGTGCCTTTGCTGCTCGGCCGCGGCCACCACGTCAAGCACGACATCCCCCACACCCTCGCCTCCTCGGGCCGGCACCTGACCGCCCGTGTCGCCGCCCCGCTCGGCCCGCATCCGCTGCTCGCCGAGGCGTTGTACGGGCGGCTCGTCGAAGCGGGCTGGGATCACGACGGCCCGGGCGGGCGCGGCAGCGGGGTCGTCCTCGCCGCCGCGGGATCCCGCGATCCCGAGTCGGCTGTCGACACCCGCCGTACCGCGCGGCTGCTCAGCGAGCGGCTCGGCGGGGTGCCGGTGCTGCCCGCCTACGCCTCGGGAGCCTCGCCCACCGTCTCCGAGGCCCTTGACGCCCTCGCCGCACGCGGGAGGCGGCGCGTCGCGATCGCCTCGTACTTCACCGCCCCGGGACGTTTCGCGACCCAGAGCGCGGCACGGGCACCGTGGATCGCCGCGGCGCCCCTGGGGGCGCATCCGGCGATGGCCCGCCTCGTACTGCACCGCTACACACAGGTGTTGACGCGGGTGCCGGTCCTCGGCGACACCGCTCTGACCTCCGCACTCGTCTGCGTCTGA
- a CDS encoding deoxyguanosinetriphosphate triphosphohydrolase, with amino-acid sequence MEFYAEADTERWAAEPDKRPGRTAFQRDRARVLHSGALRRLSGKTQVVTPGSRSQAWDASPRTRLTHSLECAQVGRELGAALGCDPDLVEAACLAHDMGHPPFGHNGEQALNDFAKDIGGFEGNAQSLRLLTRLEPKRFVRAAESGKPVSVGLNLTRAALDAATKYPWARGGHPTDPASVKFGVYEDDLPVFAWVREGATPYSKCFEAQVMDWSDDVAYSVHDFEDGLHAGHIDPGALRSETERADIWRVAIGRYVPQDTDPQELSEALERLTEQDWWPHRYDGSAVSQARLKDATSQLIGRFCLAAEGATRAAFGTGHLTRYGAELVVPRAARNECAVLKAVADRYVMQRDEQERLRADQRVVLAELADALTARAPAEGLDPQFRALYEEADDERTRKRVIVDQIASLTDAAARSLHSRLTVHHR; translated from the coding sequence ATGGAGTTCTACGCCGAGGCCGACACCGAACGCTGGGCCGCCGAGCCCGACAAGCGGCCCGGCCGCACCGCCTTCCAGCGCGACCGCGCGCGGGTGCTGCACTCGGGGGCGCTGCGCCGTCTGTCCGGCAAGACGCAGGTCGTCACGCCGGGCTCGCGCAGTCAGGCCTGGGACGCGAGCCCCCGCACCCGGCTGACGCATTCGCTGGAGTGCGCGCAGGTCGGCCGTGAGCTGGGCGCCGCCCTCGGCTGCGACCCCGACCTGGTCGAAGCGGCCTGCCTCGCCCACGACATGGGGCACCCGCCGTTCGGGCACAACGGCGAGCAGGCGCTCAACGACTTCGCCAAGGACATCGGCGGCTTCGAGGGCAACGCCCAGTCGCTGCGGCTGCTGACCCGGCTGGAGCCGAAGCGCTTCGTGCGGGCCGCGGAGAGCGGGAAGCCCGTCAGCGTCGGCCTCAACCTCACCCGGGCCGCGCTGGACGCGGCGACCAAGTACCCCTGGGCGCGCGGCGGTCACCCCACCGACCCGGCCTCGGTGAAGTTCGGTGTGTACGAGGACGACCTGCCGGTCTTCGCCTGGGTCAGGGAGGGCGCCACGCCCTACAGCAAGTGTTTCGAGGCCCAGGTGATGGACTGGTCCGACGACGTGGCGTACTCGGTCCACGACTTCGAGGACGGTCTGCACGCCGGGCACATCGACCCGGGCGCGCTGCGCTCCGAGACGGAGCGGGCCGACATCTGGCGGGTCGCGATCGGCCGTTACGTCCCGCAGGACACCGATCCCCAGGAGCTGAGCGAGGCCCTGGAGCGGTTGACCGAGCAGGACTGGTGGCCGCACCGCTACGACGGTTCGGCGGTCTCGCAGGCCCGCCTCAAGGACGCCACGAGCCAGCTCATCGGCCGGTTCTGCCTGGCCGCCGAGGGCGCGACGCGTGCCGCGTTCGGCACCGGGCACCTGACCCGGTACGGCGCGGAGCTGGTGGTGCCGCGCGCGGCGCGCAACGAATGCGCCGTACTGAAGGCGGTCGCCGACCGCTATGTAATGCAGCGCGACGAGCAGGAGAGGCTCCGCGCCGACCAGCGCGTGGTGCTGGCCGAGCTCGCGGACGCGCTGACCGCCCGGGCGCCCGCCGAGGGCCTCGACCCGCAGTTCCGGGCGCTGTACGAGGAGGCGGACGACGAGCGGACGAGGAAGCGGGTGATCGTCGATCAGATCGCCTCGCTCACCGACGCGGCGGCCCGCTCGTTGCACTCCAGACTCACCGTGCACCACCGGTAA
- a CDS encoding NAD(P)/FAD-dependent oxidoreductase: MVDADRTFVIVGGGLAGAKAAETLRSEGFNGRVILIGDEREHPYERPPLSKGFLSGKEERDSVFVHEAAWYARNDIELHLGQTVTAIDREAKTVRLGDGALIQYDRLLLATGAEPRRLDIPGTDLAGVHHLRRLAHSERLRHVLKALGRDNGHLVISGAGWIGLEVAAAARGYGAEVTVVEPEPTPLHNVIGPELGQLFADLHAEHGVRFHFGARLTEIVGQDGLVLAARTDDGEEHLAHDVLAAIGAAPRTSLAETAGLAMVDRAHGGGIAVDASLRTSDPDIFAAGDVAAVHHPLLDTRLRVEHWANALNGGPAAARAMLDQHVTYDRIPYFFSDQYDLGLEYSGWAPPGSYDQVVIRGDTGKREFIAFWLGEGRVLAGMNVNVWDVTAPIQALIRGGAPVDAEALADPSVPLDSLAP, from the coding sequence GTGGTCGACGCAGATCGGACATTCGTCATTGTCGGAGGCGGTCTCGCGGGGGCGAAAGCCGCCGAGACCCTCCGGTCCGAGGGCTTCAACGGGCGGGTGATCCTCATCGGCGACGAGCGCGAGCACCCCTATGAACGCCCGCCCCTGTCCAAGGGGTTCCTCTCCGGCAAGGAGGAGCGCGACAGCGTCTTCGTGCACGAGGCCGCCTGGTACGCGCGCAACGACATCGAGCTGCACCTGGGCCAGACCGTCACCGCCATCGACCGCGAGGCCAAGACGGTCCGCCTCGGGGACGGCGCCCTCATCCAGTACGACCGGCTGCTCCTTGCCACCGGCGCCGAGCCGCGCCGCCTGGACATCCCCGGCACCGATCTGGCGGGCGTCCACCATCTGCGCCGCCTTGCGCACTCCGAGCGGCTGCGGCACGTCCTGAAGGCGCTCGGCCGCGACAACGGGCACCTCGTGATCTCGGGCGCCGGCTGGATCGGCCTGGAGGTCGCGGCCGCCGCCCGGGGGTACGGCGCGGAGGTCACCGTCGTCGAGCCGGAGCCCACCCCGCTGCACAACGTGATCGGCCCCGAGCTGGGCCAGCTCTTCGCGGACCTGCACGCCGAGCACGGGGTGCGCTTCCACTTCGGCGCCCGCCTCACCGAGATCGTCGGCCAGGACGGCCTGGTGCTCGCGGCCCGCACCGACGACGGCGAGGAACACCTCGCGCACGACGTGCTCGCCGCGATCGGCGCCGCCCCGCGCACCTCGCTCGCCGAGACGGCCGGGCTCGCCATGGTCGACCGGGCGCACGGCGGCGGCATCGCCGTGGACGCCTCGCTGCGCACCTCGGACCCGGACATCTTCGCCGCGGGCGACGTGGCCGCGGTCCACCACCCGCTGCTAGACACCCGGCTGCGCGTCGAACACTGGGCCAACGCGCTCAACGGGGGACCGGCCGCCGCTCGCGCGATGCTGGACCAGCACGTGACGTACGACCGCATCCCCTATTTCTTCTCCGACCAGTACGACCTCGGGCTCGAATACTCGGGGTGGGCGCCGCCGGGCTCCTACGACCAGGTGGTGATCCGGGGCGACACCGGCAAGCGGGAGTTCATCGCGTTCTGGCTGGGCGAGGGCCGGGTGCTGGCCGGAATGAACGTCAACGTGTGGGATGTCACAGCGCCGATCCAGGCGCTGATCCGGGGCGGCGCCCCGGTGGACGCCGAGGCGCTCGCCGATCCGTCCGTCCCGCTCGACTCCCTCGCACCCTGA
- the dnaG gene encoding DNA primase: MAGRINDDDVKAVRDAVPIDAVVSEYLQLRNAGGGNLKGLCPFHDEKSPSFQVSPSKGLFHCFGCQEGGDTIAFVRKIDHLSFSEAVERLAATAGITLRYEEGGYNPSNQRGERIRLVEAHKAAAQFYIEQLDGPEAEIGRKFLAERGFDQAAAAHFGVGYSPAGWDHLTRFLRGKGFTDKELLTSGLAQESRRNPIDRFRGRLMWPIRDVSGEVVGFGARKLRDDDNGPKYLNTPETPIYKKSQVLYGIDLAKKDIAKSSRAVVVEGYTDVMACHLAGVTTAIATCGTAFGGDHIKILRRLLMDNGSARVIFTFDGDAAGQKAALRAFEDDQKFAAETYIAIAPDNMDPCDLRLAKGDEAVADLVQPRTPLFEFAIRQIVQRYDLETPAGRAAALDEAAPIVARIKNVASQHEVAVQLAGILGILDTQFVVKRVAQLARWARDRGGKGPAPAQHRRQQYESAAPRPAAGPGPALNLRSPAHRTERELLKLALQHPHLVSPAFDAYGTDEFTAPPYAAVRQCIQDAGGATDAPSDYLPAVMDCAPNDVVRALVTELAVEAIHARTVDEAYAGEQLVAVRRRAVDRRLLDIQGTLARLGQNGDPAQLAAVQNELWVLQQYGQALRNKGAAAL; encoded by the coding sequence GTGGCAGGCAGGATCAACGATGACGACGTGAAGGCGGTACGGGACGCGGTCCCGATCGACGCCGTCGTGTCCGAGTACCTCCAGCTGCGCAACGCCGGGGGCGGCAACCTCAAGGGCCTGTGCCCCTTCCACGACGAGAAGTCGCCGTCCTTCCAGGTCAGCCCGAGCAAGGGTCTCTTCCACTGTTTCGGCTGCCAGGAGGGCGGCGACACGATCGCCTTCGTGCGGAAGATCGACCACCTGTCGTTCTCCGAGGCGGTCGAGCGGCTCGCCGCCACCGCGGGCATCACGCTGCGCTACGAGGAGGGCGGCTACAACCCGTCCAACCAGCGCGGTGAGCGGATCCGTCTGGTCGAGGCGCACAAGGCGGCCGCGCAGTTCTACATCGAGCAGCTGGACGGCCCCGAGGCGGAGATCGGCCGCAAGTTCCTCGCGGAGCGCGGCTTCGACCAGGCGGCGGCCGCCCACTTCGGGGTGGGCTACAGCCCGGCCGGCTGGGACCATCTGACGCGCTTCCTGCGCGGCAAGGGCTTCACCGACAAGGAGCTCCTGACCTCCGGGCTCGCCCAGGAGAGCCGCCGCAACCCCATCGACCGTTTCCGTGGCCGGCTGATGTGGCCGATCCGCGACGTGTCGGGCGAGGTCGTCGGTTTCGGCGCGCGCAAGCTGCGCGACGACGACAACGGGCCGAAGTACCTGAACACCCCCGAGACCCCGATCTACAAGAAGTCCCAGGTCCTGTACGGCATCGACCTCGCGAAGAAGGACATCGCCAAGTCGAGCCGGGCGGTGGTCGTCGAGGGGTACACCGATGTCATGGCCTGTCATCTGGCGGGCGTCACCACCGCCATCGCGACGTGCGGCACGGCTTTCGGCGGCGACCACATCAAGATCCTGCGCCGGCTCCTCATGGACAACGGCTCGGCCCGGGTGATCTTCACCTTCGACGGTGACGCGGCCGGCCAGAAGGCGGCCCTGCGTGCCTTCGAGGACGACCAGAAGTTCGCCGCCGAGACGTACATCGCGATCGCGCCCGACAACATGGACCCGTGCGATCTGCGCCTGGCCAAGGGCGACGAGGCGGTGGCGGACCTGGTTCAGCCCCGCACCCCGCTCTTCGAGTTCGCCATCCGCCAGATCGTCCAGCGCTACGACCTGGAGACCCCGGCGGGCCGCGCCGCGGCCCTCGACGAGGCGGCGCCCATCGTCGCCCGCATCAAGAACGTGGCGTCCCAGCACGAGGTGGCCGTCCAACTCGCCGGGATCCTCGGCATCCTGGACACCCAGTTCGTGGTGAAGCGGGTCGCCCAGCTCGCCCGCTGGGCCCGCGACCGCGGCGGCAAGGGCCCCGCGCCCGCGCAGCACCGCCGCCAGCAGTACGAGAGCGCCGCCCCGCGCCCCGCCGCGGGCCCCGGCCCCGCCCTGAACCTGCGCAGCCCCGCCCACCGCACCGAACGCGAGCTGCTCAAGCTGGCGTTGCAGCATCCGCATCTGGTGTCCCCGGCGTTCGACGCGTACGGCACGGACGAGTTCACCGCCCCGCCCTATGCCGCGGTCCGCCAGTGCATCCAGGACGCGGGCGGCGCCACCGACGCGCCCTCCGACTATCTGCCGGCCGTCATGGACTGCGCGCCCAACGACGTGGTGCGCGCGCTCGTCACCGAGCTCGCCGTCGAGGCCATCCACGCCCGTACGGTCGACGAGGCGTACGCGGGCGAGCAGTTGGTGGCGGTACGCCGCCGGGCCGTCGACCGCCGTCTCCTGGACATCCAGGGCACCCTGGCGCGCCTGGGCCAGAACGGCGACCCGGCCCAACTGGCCGCCGTGCAGAACGAGTTGTGGGTCCTTCAGCAGTACGGCCAGGCCCTGCGCAACAAGGGCGCCGCGGCCCTCTAG
- a CDS encoding RNA polymerase sigma factor: MPESSERGRPTPGGGHLTPADPLVVYGTEGGPAAPVPLPGAPDPAAITLEVAPVQTQTLTDNDVVTAVPQQSRAVHHPEAEPGGPTAGPAAGPVTEEEAPEPPEPRPGRVDTGGPSSDLFRQYLREIGRIPLLTAAEEVELARRVEAGLFAEEKLTSTPDLDSQLALDLDKLVVMGRMAKRRLIEANLRLVVSVAKRYVGRGLTMLDLVQEGNLGLIRAVEKFDYARGYKFSTYATWWIRQAMSRALADQARTIRVPVHVVELINRVVRVQRRMLQERGYEPTPDEVAAHLDLTPERVGEVLRLAQEPVSLHAPVGEEDDVALGDLIEDGDAASPVESAAFLLLRQHLEAVLSTLGERERKVVQLRYGLADGRPRTLEEIGRIFGVTRERIRQIESKTLNKLRDHAFADQLRGYLD; encoded by the coding sequence GTGCCTGAGTCCTCGGAGCGCGGCCGGCCCACCCCGGGAGGTGGGCACCTCACCCCCGCGGATCCGCTCGTCGTGTACGGGACGGAAGGCGGCCCGGCCGCCCCCGTCCCGCTGCCGGGCGCCCCCGATCCGGCAGCGATCACCCTGGAGGTCGCCCCCGTGCAGACCCAGACCCTGACCGACAACGACGTCGTCACGGCCGTACCGCAGCAGTCGCGGGCCGTGCACCACCCTGAGGCGGAGCCCGGCGGGCCGACGGCGGGTCCGGCGGCCGGGCCGGTCACCGAGGAGGAGGCCCCCGAGCCGCCCGAACCACGCCCGGGCCGGGTGGACACCGGCGGCCCGTCCTCCGACCTCTTCCGCCAGTATCTGCGCGAGATCGGCCGCATTCCGCTGCTCACCGCGGCCGAGGAGGTCGAGCTCGCGCGGCGTGTCGAAGCGGGCCTGTTCGCCGAGGAGAAGCTGACCAGCACCCCCGACCTGGACTCCCAACTCGCCCTGGACCTCGACAAGTTGGTCGTCATGGGCCGGATGGCGAAACGGCGCCTGATCGAGGCCAACCTGCGTCTGGTGGTCTCCGTCGCCAAACGGTACGTGGGCCGCGGGCTCACCATGCTCGACCTGGTCCAGGAGGGAAACCTCGGGCTGATCCGGGCGGTCGAGAAGTTCGACTACGCGCGCGGCTACAAGTTCTCGACGTACGCGACCTGGTGGATCCGCCAGGCCATGTCGCGGGCGCTCGCCGACCAGGCCCGCACCATCCGCGTCCCCGTGCACGTCGTCGAACTCATCAACCGCGTGGTGCGCGTCCAGCGCCGGATGCTCCAGGAACGCGGCTACGAGCCGACCCCCGACGAGGTCGCCGCCCACCTCGACCTCACCCCGGAGCGGGTCGGCGAGGTGCTGCGTCTCGCCCAGGAACCGGTCTCGCTGCACGCGCCGGTGGGGGAGGAGGACGACGTCGCGCTCGGCGACCTCATCGAGGACGGCGACGCCGCCTCGCCCGTCGAGTCCGCCGCGTTCCTGCTGCTGCGCCAGCACCTGGAGGCGGTGCTCTCCACGCTCGGCGAGCGCGAGCGCAAGGTCGTCCAACTGCGTTACGGGCTCGCCGACGGGCGGCCGCGCACGCTGGAGGAGATAGGGCGGATCTTCGGGGTGACGCGCGAACGGATCCGCCAGATCGAGTCGAAGACGCTGAACAAACTCCGCGATCACGCGTTCGCGGATCAGCTGCGGGGTTACCTGGACTGA